CAAGGAGGCAAATGGGTTCCTTGCGGCAAAGCGGACACCAATGTGCAAGGCAAGTCCTTCCAATTAACACATTTTCTTGACACTTATTTAGGTGAGAATGATTAATTAAAGCCTTTGTGGACTGGCTCGAGCGACTTTTAAAACGATCGGCCAATGACTTCTAAAAGGAAACGAGGGGGACAGGGGGACAGACTGAGCTGCGAGAAGGGGGAGGATTATGCAAAAGCTATTTTAATCACCCCCAGTTAATAGGAAGAAAGAACGGCCTAAAAAAGCCCCAGTTAATGGGCTTCACGGTGGAGtaaggtgtgtgtatgtgtgtgtgtgtgtgtcctacgTGGTGAGGACTGGGACTGGGCAGTGCCAGGGGCATATGTAAACAACGTATTTCTTTCTCTAGGAAATCGGGTCTATATGCATCCGGATTCCCCCAACACTGGGGCTCACTGGATGCGCCAAGAAATCTCTTTTGGAAAATTAAAACTTACGAACAACAAAGGAGCTTCAAATAACAATGGGCAGGTCAGTGGCTCAAGCGCTCGTGTTTTGTCTCTCTCTCACCCCTTCCTCCCTGACATCCAGTTCGTCAGTGTAAAGCAGCATATGGAACTGGATACACGTTTCTTTGCTTCattaaaaagacttaaaaattgtatttccaCCCTCCAAATTTATATTAAATCTATAAAGTTGTTCTCATTGGCAACACCTCCGTCGGCCCAATTTTGGAATGCCCGACCTTCCCAAGTACTAATACTGATTGATTTTGAGAAGAAACCCCACAAGATCTGCAGGTTGTGGAAATCTCTGTTCCTCCTTACAGGAGGACTAGGAGAAGGGCCCTGAGGATCGGGCGGTCGGCTTCCCCCTTTTCTCCGGTGCCCCGGCTTATCTTCGCTCCCAGAGGTGCGAAAGCCGGTCTGtcccagccagccagccgctaGCCAGGCGAGTCCCGCGGTCAGTTAGCCTGGGAGGCGGGCTGCAGGCTGCCTCCGCCGGCCCGGGCGCGCAGCCTGGCGCACACAGCCACGCGCACAGCGACCGCGTTAACACGCCACCCGGCGCTCCCCTTTCTTCCCGCCGGACAGATGGTGGTTTTACAGTCCTTGCACAAGTACCAGCCCCGCCTGCATGTGGTGGAAGTGAACGAGGACGGCACGGAGGACACTAGCCAGCCCGGCCGCGTGCAGACGTTCACTTTCCCTGAGACTCAGTTCATCGCCGTCACCGCCTACCAGAACACCGATGTAAGGAGACCTAGGGGCTGGGGGCGAGGCGGGCGGCACAGACATCTCTCCCACCCTCTCACATTCTCCCGCCATGCAGGGCTAGGGTACTAGCAGCGCTAACATCAGCAACAGCTGGCTCCGTTGTGCGTTTTAAGGCCTAGGGCTCGGGGCCTGCCCACGGCACCTTTCCTAAATACCAAGCCGGTGGGAAAaagctttctatttgttttcgTCGCTGGTCACCCGGGCCACCTTTGAGGTGGCCAGGATTTCTAAAGACTCTTCTTTTGGGAGTTTTAATTTGGGCTTTGAACTAGAACAGattaaatctacttttttttttttttttttttttttttaattctctttccttTAGAAAACAAGCAGATTTCCCCGTGCATTTTATTCTTGGCAAGCTTtagcatctaaaaaaaaatttctctctctctctctttttttttatctcAGAACTGATGGCTGAAATGAACAAACATCACTGTTCTGGGAGATCAAAAGAACATACACATTCATATAtgtgaaaactacaataaatCAAATTACTGAGGGCTATGGATTGAGCTTTCTAGCACTTGAACCACTTCCGATTTTGCAAGTTTGCAAAAACTGATTTTAGTGGCTGATTTGACTACTAGGAGTGATAggggtttttgtgtgttttttttttttttttacttaaatgataatatcagaaattaaaacaTGCTTTTAAATCAAACCTGATTTTAAGATGCAACTTGTGGTTTCTCAGGTTGTGAGTCAGAAGcgacaaatgttttaaaatataaaatacttaaaatagtcAACATTTAGTGATGAATTCAAGTACTCCTTAAAGATTTTTGTCTGAATAAGTGCATTGTGTGTaacaagcatttttaaaatgtgagtttgaaacaatttagaaaacacaGGAGAGCTAATTGAAAGCAGTTCTTTGGCTATAGGTATCATTAATTTAAACATGTTCCTCATAACTTTCAtgatactttctcttttttttcctttccactcaatcCCTCAAATTTTTCATTTAGGAAAACCttgctatttaataaattgtaggCCTTAAGCCCCTGTAAAAGTGGCAGATGATATATTCTCAAACACCCAGTCTTCACGTATAAAAGGTGAcataacattcattttttttctttgccagatTACACAACTGAAAATAGATCACAACCCTTTTGCAAAAGGATTTCGGGATAATTATGACACGTAAGTAATTTTGTATCTTCCTTTTCAAATAGCTGTGGAATTGGGCTTTAGGTCAAAGGTGGATTATTATGTACAAGGATTTTGAAAGCTGGAATGTGTGAAGACAAGGTTGTTTCAGAGgacgtcttcttcttcttcttcttttttcttcttcttcctcttcttcttctttttttttttctttggttggcTCCCCTTCTCTCTGGTGACCTTGTGGCTTGGTACTTGTGTGGTTTTTGGTCAGAGGTTTCCTCCACCTAATTTTAGCTTTCCTGTGGATTACAAAGTTGTTGGCGGGCCTCtggggctggctggctggctggctggctggctggggaGGCTGCCCTGGTTCTCGGGTGTGAATACTGTATGTGGCGCTGCAGATGCTCAGCTCAGATTGTCTATGTCTGTCTGAAATGGGCAATTCTGCCTAAAAGTGCATGTGGCTCCTCTGGCAGTTGTTAACAGTCTCCTTAGCATATGCGACTTTTATTTACCCATTTCCAAGCTTTGTATAATAGCATTTCCTGTGCAAGTTTATTACGGACTGAATACAAATGTGCACCCACCACAGGCGAGTTCATGAGCAGAACCGCTGTTACGGTCGTTTTAGGCTTTCGGAAAGATTCAGATCTTGTTGCTGTGTATTATTTATAagcttcaaaagaaaaatatttcctctttcttttgtatcTAGGTGTGTTTTAATTAAACATGCTGGTGCCCTTTTCTTTAGGCCTCCCTTACCTCcctcttttctatcaaaaggctGTTCTCTGGGGGCAACAGTAGGTGTAAACTGAATGCTTTCTGGGCTTGTTCTGCAATTCTCACTCAGGGTCCATAGTGCCTAAGAGTTCAGATAGTGTTATAAATCTAAATCTGGATTGTGGGGTTCCCCCACGTTTTCTGACCATAAAAGGAAAGGGTACATACACCTTAATTTCATGGCTTACATTGAGCGCCGGAGATAGAGCTAAAAAGTTGAAGCTGCCTTTGACTAGCATAGATTAAATGTGTGGAGAAAGAGACAGGTGACTGCCTCTATTCCATCTCCAAGCAGATACCAACCATCCCTCCtgatattttctaataatttaaaaGAGAGTCATTGATATTACTGCTTATAACCACCATATATATTCTTCAGAAGTACTCCAAAGGAAGCAAGTCTCATCAATATGATTCCCCAGAATAAAAACTTGGCTACTGTATTCCTCACAATCTAAAAAGGTGTGCCCAGCACAGTGGAAAGTATATGGCCCAAGAGACTAGAGATGTTAGAGGAGAGTCCTGTAGATTTTGAGATTTTAATTCTGTTGTGAACATCTGttcaaaagcattttattttgcaCAAATCAATTCAGTAATCCCAAGTGGGTGGGACCTGGATAGGCATCTAAACTGTATCTTTTGCagactgcttttttctttttaaaatattgtggtgATAAACAGAGAAGATATTTGCACCTTGCTAGTTATgttcccttcctgcctccctctgctTCTCTTATTTGAAACTGGAATTCAATTTCAGGAGGGAAATTTTGTGCACTAAACAGAACGGACCTGAGCAGCCACAGCAAAACTCTCACATGCTCCTCCTCCTCTGGCTGCCTTCTGTTGGAAAAGCCACTCCTCTTTGATCTTAAATCACTTTAAATCTTTCATAAAAGCTtctttatctctacaaaaaacaaaaacaaaaacaaaaacctgagatTTTTAGGGGATAGAGAAGAGTTGGGTGGTTTATGACACTCTTCCTTTCCCCTTTTACATTGGTTACTTGGACATGTCTCAATtttggagaaagagggagaagtaTAAGGGTTCACGGGGTACTAGGAGCTTGCTTGGCCACTCACCAGGGAATCTCCTCCCTAAAGGATTAAGGTCTGACAAGACTGAGGCTCTCCTTCAAAACAGTCTGTTGACTAAAGATTAAAACATTTATGTGTGAGCTAAATAAAAAGGGaggcatgtgtgcatgtgtatgagaAAACACTTCTACCAATCTTCATCCAACCCCTTGGTTTCCTCTCAATTCTAATGGGATTTTCTAGGCCCAGGGCCTAAAGTTAATCTTTGATTATTTTATCTAAGGTAATTCCCAACAACACAATCACTGTCGGTggttgggcaagttatttaacttccttttgcctcaatttcctcatcggTAAAGTGGGATAATAAAAGTTACCTAgctcacagtgcctggcatatagtcgAGCTCCGTAAAGGTTAGCTATTATTAGTGGTCCATTGCATGCAGTAGGCTGATAAGTGCACTGAAGGTTTGCCCCGAAGTTTCTGCGGTTAACGGACCAAAAGCTAGGAAAAGAAGGTCAGAGTAAAGAACACCTTTTCTCTTAAGAGAATATTTCTGATTGATGACTACTGTTTCAGAGTAGTAATTCTTGTTTGTATTAGTAGAGGTGGGAGTGAAAGTTTCACACAGgggaaacaatagacactaaGTACCTTGGAGGCTTCCAGCAGCAAACCTCGGGTTCCAGAACACGGGTGAAGGCCCGTCTTTGATGATTACTGCGTGCGCGGCTTTTTCCTAGGGGTTTCTGAAACAATCTAGAAAAAGCAGAGAAATCACCTGAACAATCAAATGGACACAGGAGGTCTTAAAAGGGTGGAGGAGTGAGTACCTTGCTTAGAAATTTCACTCATAAACTGACCGCAGAGGAAAGGCCCACTGGGCAAAGAGCATCTTACTCCCTAGGTAAATCTGCCttaatatgcacacatatgttggAGAAGTGGGATGAAAGTCCTTGCTTGTGCCCCTCTCTCAGTACCCCAGTACACTTGacgagagagagcaagagaagagGGAAGTCGTTCCCTTGATGGTCTGTATCTTGCTCAGGTCCCTGCAGACAGATTGGCTCCTTTATAATTCCATGATTTATTTTGGGAATGATAGAGGTGTGTGGCCTCTTGTATTCTCCAGGAAATCCTGGACTGCAAGTTTGTAGATGGAGGGTGTGGGGGTGGGCGAAAAGTAGAGGTGGCCTTCccttctgcccccacccccaccccaagggACCTCCGCGCCACCCCtcggctctctctctctctctccctaccccGCAGGATCTACACCGGCTGTGACATGGACCGCCTGACCCCCTCGCCCAACGACTCGCCGCGCTCGCAGATCGTGCCCGGGGCCCGCTACGCCATGGCCGGCTCTTTCCTGCAGGACCAGTTCGTGAGCAACTACGCCAAGGCCCGCTTCCACCCGGGCGCGGGCGCGGGCCCCGGGCCGGGTACGGACCGCAGCGTGCCGCACACCAACGGGCTGCTGTCGCCGCAGCAGGCCGAGGACCCGGGCGCGCCCTCGCCGCAACGCTGGTTTGTGACGCCGGCCAACAACCGGCTGGACTTCGCGGCCTCGGCCTACGACACGGCCACGGACTTCGCGGGCAACGCGGCCACGCTGCTCTCTTACGCGGCGGCGGGCGTGAAGGCGCTGCCGCTGCAGGCTGCAGGCTGCACTGGCCGCCCGCTCGGCTACTACGCCGACCCGTCGGGCTGGGGCGCCCGCAGCCCCCCGCAGTACTGCGGCACCAAGTCGGGCTCGGTGCTGCCCTGCTGGCCCAACAGCGCCGCGGCCGCCGCGCGTATGGCTGGCGCCAACCCCTACCTGGGCGAGGAGGCCGAGGGTCTGGCCGCCGAGCGCTCGCCGCTGCCGCCCGGCGCCGCCGAGGACGCCAAGCCCAAGGACCTGTCCGATTCCAGCTGGATCGAGACGCCCTCCTCGATCAAGTCCATCGACTCCAGCGACTCGGGGATTTACGAGCAGGCCAAGCGGAGGCGGATCTCGCCGGCCGACACGCCCGTGTCCGAGAGCTCGTCCCCGCTCAAGAGCGAGGTGCTGGCCCAGCGGGACTGCGAGAAGAACTGCGCCAAGGACATTAGCGGCTACTATGGCTTCTACTCGCACAGCTAGGCCGCCCCTGCCCGCCCGGCCCCACCGCGGCCCGGACCCCCAGCCAGCCCCTCACAGCTCTTCCCCAGCTCCGCCTCCCCAAACTCCTCCTTGCGCACCCCCTCATTTTATTTGACCCTCGAT
Above is a genomic segment from Pongo pygmaeus isolate AG05252 chromosome 11, NHGRI_mPonPyg2-v2.0_pri, whole genome shotgun sequence containing:
- the TBR1 gene encoding T-box brain protein 1, with amino-acid sequence MQLEHCLSPSIMLSKKFLNVSSSYPHSGGSELVLHDHPIISTTDNLERSSPLKKITRGMTNQSDTDNFPDSKDSPGDVQRSKLSPVLDGVSELRHSFDGSAADRYLLSQSSQPQSAATAPSAMFPYPGQHGPAHPAFSIGSPSRYMAHHPVITNGAYNSLLSNSSPQGYPTAGYPYPQQYGHSYQGAPFYQFSSTQPGLVPGKAQVYLCNRPLWLKFHRHQTEMIITKQGRRMFPFLSFNISGLDPTAHYNIFVDVILADPNHWRFQGGKWVPCGKADTNVQGNRVYMHPDSPNTGAHWMRQEISFGKLKLTNNKGASNNNGQMVVLQSLHKYQPRLHVVEVNEDGTEDTSQPGRVQTFTFPETQFIAVTAYQNTDITQLKIDHNPFAKGFRDNYDTIYTGCDMDRLTPSPNDSPRSQIVPGARYAMAGSFLQDQFVSNYAKARFHPGAGAGPGPGTDRSVPHTNGLLSPQQAEDPGAPSPQRWFVTPANNRLDFAASAYDTATDFAGNAATLLSYAAAGVKALPLQAAGCTGRPLGYYADPSGWGARSPPQYCGTKSGSVLPCWPNSAAAAARMAGANPYLGEEAEGLAAERSPLPPGAAEDAKPKDLSDSSWIETPSSIKSIDSSDSGIYEQAKRRRISPADTPVSESSSPLKSEVLAQRDCEKNCAKDISGYYGFYSHS